Proteins encoded within one genomic window of Trichoderma asperellum chromosome 2, complete sequence:
- a CDS encoding uncharacterized protein (EggNog:ENOG41~TransMembrane:4 (i155-181o201-225i237-261o302-329i)), with protein sequence MSNMDNQGFNFNEKKRPAALNLTHTRTGTSSSSSSESSLKVPRTPRFAEATSVHSPVDDDKISPFADPVPEASESQPSDVGFGYIGSTSNRESIPMPPKSPLKSAMKVPGTPARTMHILSPTFREEAILEKRELETEKEQARDLKHKVRVRMAKFALRSVHFSCSLIILAMLSSSFAIFNATKNLPSQSSMPSWANGTDPWAQKLVLSMACLSLAISIVVFIAYCRGGHRRAEKVGTYYTMFAIGWFIVSLILWVLAAAVFSNSKNNGNNKDMWGWSCVQNTRAVVFSDKVKYSLVCRLQNWSLICIIIEVVIEVISILLYSIVFYRYYSKRRLHKSMDVRDRARSDLYLAQLRSQSAPNTPGFPRSPSFGGAPMTPAMFPPKSPALSQYALSPRHAPANFGSLSSINEKSTFTPGVQVIAEPPSAFAPPPAAFKLQAPPTKAPSATPKTQSPLTQAAPPLPFASSSQAPPPPSENVQEHGPVAANEPTYDAVPIPGAYAAGPASYGQAM encoded by the exons ATGTCCAACATGGACAACCAAG GCTTCAActtcaatgagaagaagCGGCCCGCCGCTCTCAACCTCACACACACCCGCACAGGAACTTCTTCAAGCTCATCATCAGAGAGCTCACTGAAGGTTCCGCGGACGCCTCGCTTCGCCGAAGCCACGTCCGTCCACTCCCCagtcgacgacgacaagaTTTCACCCTTTGCCGACCCGGTCCCTGAAGCTTCAGAGTCCCAGCCCAGCGATGTCGGCTTTGGCTACATCGGCAGCACCTCCAACCGGGAGTCAATCCccatgccgccaaagtcCCCTCTCAAGAGCGCCATGAAGGTGCCCGGCACGCCAGCCAGAACGATGCACATTCTCAGCCCTACGTTCCGCGAGGAGGCGATCCTGGAGAAGCGCGAACTCGAGACAGAGAAGGAGCAGGCTAGGGATCTG AAACACAAGGTCCGCGTCCGTATGGCCAAGTTTGCCCTTCGTAGCGTCCATTTCAGCTGctctctcatcatcctcgctaTGCTCTCCTCATcctttgccatcttcaacgCCACCAAGAACCTCCCTTCGCAGAGCTCAATGCCTTCATGGGCCAACGGAACCGATCCCTGGGCACAGAAGCTCGTCCTCTCCATGGcctgtctctctctcgcaatctccatcgtcgtctttATCGCTTACTGTCGCGGAGGACATCGCCGCGCTGAAAAGGTCGGCACATACTACACCATGTTTGCTATCGGATGg TTCATCGTCAGCTTGATTCTTTGGGTCCTTGCagccgccgtcttctccaactccaagaacaacggcaacaacaagGACATGTGGGGATGGTCTTGCGTCCAAAACACCCGAGCCGTCGTCTTCTCTGACAAAGTCAAGTACAGCTTGGTCTGCCGTCTCCAGAACTGGTCCctcatctgcatcatcatcgaggTCGTCATCGAGGTCATCAGCATCCTGCTCTACAGCATCGTCTTCTACCGATACTACTCCAAGCGCCGCCTGCACAAGTCCATGGACGTCCGAGACCGAGCCCGCTCCGACCTCTATCTCGCCCAGCTTCGCTCCCAGTCCGCTCCCAACACTCCTGGCTTCCCTCGCTCTCCTAGCTTTGGAGGCGCTCCCATGACTCCTGCCATGTTCCCGCCCAAGTCTCCCGCTCTGAGCCAGTATGCCTTGTCGCCTCGCCACGCTCCGGCCAACTTTGGCAGCCTCTCCAGCATCAACGAGAAGAGCACCTTTACCCCTGGTGTTCAAGTCATCGCTGAGCCTCCATCGGCGTTCGCGCCGCCTCCAGCTGCGTTCAAGCTGCAGGCTCCCCCCACCAAGGCTCCTTCGGCTACGCCCAAGACTCAGAGCCCTCTGACACAGGCAGcaccgccgctgccatttgCCTCGTCCTCTCAGGCACCTCCTCCCCCGTCAGAAAACGTTCAAGAGCACGGCCCTGTTGCTGCAAACGAGCCAACATATGATGCTGTGCCCATCCCTGGCGCATACGCCGCAGGTCCTGCATCATATGGGCAGGCGATGTAA